Part of the Penicillium digitatum chromosome 4, complete sequence genome is shown below.
accCCTCCAAGTTACAACACGTCTCGATAACATATGGCAGGTGTAGAGAAACGTTATTGGAGCCGCATACTCTAGTGTTTGGAGCGAATTTCTCAAATCCTTGGGTATTATAGGATACAGGAGAAAGATAAGTAGATGAGCGTTGTTTGGACGACGCTTCCATACCGGCATCTTGAACGAGAGGCTGTTTGTGTTGGAGATCTGAATGGCTAGCTGCTGTCAACTTCAGCAGGAAATCTTAAGTGCGTAAACCAAGAGAACGGCTAAACTTTTAAATGTCCCGGATGTCCCAAACTACTGGTCGAAGTGGGACTTGAAATCGTCCTCGAGTGTTGACTCCACAAGCCCATTAAGGTCACTTAGCTCGTGGCACACAAATCTGTAAACAGAACCAGGGGCAAAGCGTAATGTGGATCCACGCGATAGTCTGGCATCTCGGGTGATCGGTGTTTTGGCAGAGGCGATTTCTCGAGTTCGCGACAAGAAACGGGTTGATGCTGGAAACCTGCCGTTCCCAATTCTTTTTACCAGGCAAATTTAGGAGCTGAACAGAAGAGTTTTCCGTTCACTTAAGGAAAGAGAAGCAAATTTCGAGCGAGGAACATTGCTAACCCGGGATTTGGTTGAAGATTAGTTTATCTTGGCATTGAGATTTAGCAAGGCTTCTAACAAGATTTCGGCAAAACCGTGGTTCTGAGGGAAGCTTGTGAGCTTAAATCGACCTAAGAGAGAAATGCATGTTGATCTGCTAAGAAAAAAGCTCAGGTCTATGAGCAGCCCGAGTAGGAGTAAAACAGATCTAAATATTAAACGGTGAATCCATAGTTGTCTGTCGAGGAGAAGCATCCTCCTCACGATTTTTGGTTTCCAATCATGCAGTATTGGCACAAGACCAACTTTTGGAAACGGAGTCATCGTGAATTGCGACTCCTGACACCCACAATCCCAACCCACACTGGAATTAATTAGCCCCCATAAACGAAATCGAGCAGTGTGATGCTTACAATAGCAAATGCAATAGCCAAGACCAAAAAATTGGTTATCGTCAAAACAGTCTTCTTCCAGTTCTGGAAGTAACGACCCTTGTTCATATAGAACCAAAAGATCGCAGGGAGTCCAACTGATTAAAATCAGCGTTTGTTTCGACTCTTCAGAAATTCAAAATGGGAAGCGAGAGTTAATCTTACAGCTGAACCAACTTCCAAATACCGCACTCTATAGTTTTCTGCATCAGTCAACGTTCTCAGTCAAATAAGGGTTGATAGAAGACTTACGATCAGACTCAGAAGATCATTGAATACAGGAATGGATTCCGCTACGACCCAGGCAACAACCCAAACTGCGAGGCAGATGCCGACCCAAGATCCAATCGATAGGAAGCTTCGGCTGTGCATCTTATCGGATCCACGGAACATGCGCACGTATATGTATTTGCACGCGACGTGGCCCAAGACAACTCCAGAGAGAATAGTCTACGATGAATTAGTAAGGTGGACATAAGAGACAAACGAACTAAACAGACAAACTCACAGTCGGAATTGAAAGACCCCAGGCAATCTTGCCCATCAACGGACTAAGGGAGAGAATGGCAGGCGATTGAACGCCGGGGCTGGTGGCTGTTTCCGGTCCCACGTAATGATAGATGAGCAGTGCACTCACAAGGTACAGGACAGTGTCGACGATTTGAAGCATGGCGAGTGACTTGTTGAATGTGCGTGGGTCTTCTGTCTCAGACATGAAGCCAAAGTACGCAACGTGGGCGACTATAATGTCGGTCCTCGGATTAGCTCGGATCACTTTGTTAGGTGCTGATGGCAAGCACCATGCGTTGTATCACGTACGGTAAGCAAAAATAATGTTTGTCACTGCCAAAAAGCCTTCTCGGAAGCTGACATTTGTGGTGGCCTCGTTCTTGATATGTCCTTTGCTCTCCACTCCCACGGTGACCATGGTCAACACCGTCGCAACAAAGACACTCAAGAATGCTTCGTACCGGTCAGTTGGATTCTTTTCTGAGTTGAATAGTGCCATGCATGCACTAGACGAGGAATGTACTCACAAATGACGGACATCCAGTAGACCTTGTCCATAGTACGAGGCAAGGCGCCCAAAAAGCAGATGATCAGTCCAACGACACCAAACACCAACGTGCAGGTACCGTGATCGGTCAATACATTCATTAAAATGTTGAACATCAAAATGTTGCTCGCCATGAGGAAAATCAACAGCAGAAGCTGACCAAGTCCTAGCAACTCACGGCCAAAAGGGCCCATCAAGATCTCGCCGGCATCTCCCATACTGTGAACCTCAGGGTGACGAAGTTTGAATTGGCCAATGACATAGCCGGTGTACCAAGAAAGAGCAGAGACAAACAGAATCATAATAGCAGCGCTGCTCAACAATGTTAGCCACGGGGTCTTGAAGCTGTGGAAAGAGAATACATACGGAACCATTCCAAGGGTAGCAACTGCGGATGGCAAGGACAGAATTCCGACAGAAACATTCTCTGCGATCATGACTGCAATTAATGTTAGGATATGAGGATTTCTATATGCACAAGACCTCAAATTTAGCTACTCACGCATTCCACAGTGCCTGTCAAAGCATGATGAGTGTCCATGATCGAATTTGCAATCTTCAAACAGAATATGATGACTTACCACCATTTCATAGTCCGATACTTGACCTCCGCAGTATCTTCATTTCCAAAAGGCTCCAATTGCTTCGCCttcatttttttctccaaaTCATTTTCGAGAGGTCCATCGACCTTACCGTCCGCGGCATGCTTTCCGTCAAACATGGTGACTTTCCACACAATTCAAGCCAAGAATTTGGAGCCTGAATTGAGCAAATCGGTTATCTCAATAGTCTCAATAATTTTCAATCAGTTTCAGTATGCTTCAAAGACCAGAAGGAATCGAGCCAAGCCCTCAAAAAACTCTGAAAGCGCCCGGGGAACTAGGTGGAGCCGAGAGTTTCCCGAGAAAGATGGATCGGCCCGGCACAATTTCATTGCCGAATGGGGCCATGTCTCTGGCTTCAGATGTAGTGGAACGTGAATTGACGACTGAGCACATCACATGTACCCTGACTAGCTATCAGAATACCTATACACCATATCCCTTCTGAAAAACAAAGCCAAAGAAGGGCAGTAAACAGCTTTGATGTGTGTTTTAAAGTCGTCTAGTCGGTGGTTTCGTGAAAAGCAAAAAGtcaatgtactccgtagatctCTACCTCAAAGTGAGATCTTTCCAAATAACCAAACAAAATGAGATCGAAAAGCAACCTTAGAGGGGTGATGGCCAAATTTAATATCTTCCATCCACAGTACATCGCAAGCTCCGAAGGACCCGCGGGCAGGCAAGCGGGCAGGCGGGTGTGTCGATGACTAATGCAGAACAGAAGCGGATCCCCGGCGGAGTTTCCCGCCTTGCAGCAACATCAACCCCAACACGGTCCAGCTGGTAGCTTTGATCCTTCAAATCCATATCGCCATTACCATATGGAAAGCGGCCGTAAGCGTGCTTCTTTGGCATGCAACTATTGTCGGAGGCGGTAGGGTGGTACTCTTACCCCATGACCGAGTTTCCCCATGCTGACGGATAGGCAGGAAACGCCGCTGCAATGGCGCGCTACCCTCCTGCAGCCTCTGTGAGGATTCGGGCATCGATTGTGTTTATAACGAAGCTGATTCTTCGAGGTAAGAGACCTGGTTTGTCCAATGATTTACCAACCTTGTTAAACTCCGACAGGTCCCGAGGAGAGACCTCCTCATCGGAATTCTTCCGTCGTCTTGAGGCAATTGAGAACTTTCTGTGGAGTAGCCCGAGACTTCCACAAACACCTCAGACTGGTGAAACAAGAAGTGCTGGTTTTATTTTTCCATCCTCGTCTGAGCATGAAGGTGCGAGCTTTTCTCATCCCTCCACCATGTTGATCTCGCCCCCGTCGAGGCCCAACCCGGCGGAT
Proteins encoded:
- a CDS encoding Amino acid transporter, transmembrane, which encodes MFDGKHAADGKVDGPLENDLEKKMKAKQLEPFGNEDTAEVKYRTMKWWHCGMLMIAENVSVGILSLPSAVATLGMVPAAIMILFVSALSWYTGYVIGQFKLRHPEVHSMGDAGEILMGPFGRELLGLGQLLLLIFLMASNILMFNILMNVLTDHGTCTLVFGVVGLIICFLGALPRTMDKVYWMSVISFLSVFVATVLTMVTVGVESKGHIKNEATTNVSFREGFLAVTNIIFAYLAHVAYFGFMSETEDPRTFNKSLAMLQIVDTVLYLVSALLIYHYVGPETATSPGVQSPAILSLSPLMGKIAWGLSIPTTILSGVVLGHVACKYIYVRMFRGSDKMHSRSFLSIGSWVGICLAVWVVAWVVAESIPVFNDLLSLISAVFGSWFSFGLPAIFWFYMNKGRYFQNWKKTVLTITNFLVLAIAFAICGLGLWVSGVAIHDDSVSKSWSCANTA